Proteins encoded by one window of Phosphitispora fastidiosa:
- a CDS encoding sigma-54 interaction domain-containing protein — protein MTGKKSPQKSVPEIQNELDQETFQKILDNSYDEIFVTDKNGITIYVNNACERNYGVTASQLLGQQPGQMAAEGYCFPPITPLILSEKKIITLEQKTITGKRIVTTATPVFDQNGELELIVQNVRDISQIGEIKHDLQDTLKLVERYKHEVQELRKKEFQISNLVVRSKQMEELLELVHKVARVDANILILGESGTGKGVLAKYIHNLSSRREGPFMTINCAAIPDQLLESELFGYVPGAFTGAEKKGKTGLFELADGGTLFLDEIGEIPLRLQAKLLHVIQERSFCRVGSTEPIKLDCRILAATNRDLNKMVHEGGFREDLYYRLNVIEIEMPPLRARTEDIPHLIYFFINKFDKECHTTHQLSHEALEILVHYPWPGNIRELENMVERLIITVTESVIEPKHLPRQLRDNFESQEISGTDFTSLDLALEMVEKKLITRAYEMLKSSYKVAKALNISQSKASRLIRKYGLEQG, from the coding sequence ATGACAGGAAAAAAGTCTCCCCAAAAGTCTGTGCCTGAGATACAAAACGAGCTTGATCAGGAAACCTTTCAAAAAATATTGGATAATTCCTATGATGAAATATTTGTCACTGATAAAAATGGAATTACCATCTATGTTAACAATGCCTGTGAGAGAAACTACGGAGTTACTGCTTCCCAACTGCTGGGCCAACAGCCAGGTCAGATGGCGGCAGAGGGCTACTGTTTTCCCCCGATAACTCCTCTGATTCTCAGTGAAAAGAAGATTATCACCCTTGAGCAGAAGACCATCACCGGAAAGAGGATTGTCACTACAGCGACACCCGTCTTTGACCAAAACGGCGAATTGGAGCTTATAGTTCAGAATGTGCGTGATATTTCCCAAATAGGTGAAATCAAACACGACCTGCAGGATACTTTAAAGCTGGTAGAAAGATATAAACACGAGGTTCAGGAGTTAAGAAAAAAAGAATTTCAAATCAGTAATCTGGTTGTCCGGAGCAAGCAAATGGAAGAACTCCTGGAATTAGTTCATAAGGTTGCCAGGGTGGATGCAAACATATTGATACTAGGCGAATCAGGAACCGGGAAAGGCGTTCTGGCAAAATATATCCATAATCTGAGCAGTCGCAGAGAGGGGCCCTTTATGACCATAAACTGTGCTGCCATCCCTGACCAGCTGCTGGAATCAGAACTATTTGGGTATGTCCCCGGCGCGTTCACCGGAGCTGAAAAGAAAGGTAAAACCGGGCTTTTTGAATTAGCTGATGGCGGCACCCTGTTCCTTGACGAAATCGGGGAAATACCTTTGAGACTCCAGGCCAAACTCTTACACGTTATCCAGGAACGCAGCTTCTGTCGTGTCGGGAGTACTGAACCCATCAAATTAGACTGCCGGATATTAGCTGCTACAAACCGCGACCTGAATAAGATGGTTCACGAAGGAGGGTTCAGGGAAGACCTGTATTATCGTCTCAATGTTATTGAGATAGAGATGCCGCCTCTCAGGGCAAGAACCGAAGACATCCCACACCTCATTTACTTCTTTATTAATAAATTTGATAAGGAATGCCACACAACCCACCAACTTTCTCATGAAGCCCTTGAAATACTTGTTCACTACCCTTGGCCGGGTAATATACGTGAGCTTGAGAACATGGTCGAAAGGTTGATAATAACTGTTACGGAGTCGGTAATTGAACCAAAACACCTGCCCAGGCAGCTCCGGGATAATTTTGAATCCCAGGAGATTTCAGGCACGGATTTTACCTCACTTGATTTGGCATTGGAAATGGTTGAAAAAAAATTGATAACCAGGGCTTATGAAATGTTAAAGAGTTCATATAAGGTGGCCAAGGCTTTAAATATAAGTCAAAGCAAAGCATCCCGGCTAATTCGGAAATACGGTCTTGAACAGGGTTAA
- a CDS encoding AAA domain-containing protein — MALPKETGRNGEKTEMNKPQAGQMPVFPFGFNLSQKSAAEKALTEQISVIEGPPGTGKTQTILNIIANAIINEKTIAVVSNNNAATANVLEKLQTYGADFIAAYLGNTENKEKFFAGQMQDYPDMADWVMDSDSFNAVNDTLKSSGKELEEMLEAKNEAAVLKQELSSLLTEREYFYTYYNETNEEIAPYRSLYRLNSGAVMELWLNYQRIANEDKVITLKHKLLNLLRYGIFSFSFYQNSNEKIIACFQKFYYESRVNELTKQIAALETRLESYQFERSIEEYTQNSLKLFKAKLAARYSQQKSRKVFTKKSLWRDFASFIGEYPVVLSTTHSLRTCAGDNYLFDYVIMDEASQG, encoded by the coding sequence GTGGCACTCCCAAAGGAAACGGGGAGAAACGGTGAAAAAACTGAAATGAATAAACCACAAGCAGGGCAAATGCCGGTTTTCCCTTTCGGGTTTAATTTAAGCCAAAAATCTGCTGCTGAAAAAGCCTTGACCGAACAAATCAGTGTCATTGAAGGGCCTCCGGGAACGGGTAAAACCCAAACCATTCTGAACATTATTGCCAATGCCATCATAAATGAAAAAACCATTGCCGTTGTGTCCAATAACAACGCGGCAACGGCTAATGTTTTGGAGAAACTTCAGACATATGGCGCAGATTTTATTGCAGCCTACTTAGGAAACACCGAAAACAAAGAAAAATTCTTTGCCGGGCAAATGCAGGATTATCCTGATATGGCCGATTGGGTAATGGATAGCGACAGCTTTAATGCTGTAAATGACACACTTAAATCAAGTGGCAAAGAATTAGAAGAAATGCTTGAAGCGAAGAACGAGGCTGCTGTATTAAAGCAAGAGCTATCGTCGTTGTTAACCGAAAGAGAGTATTTTTACACCTATTATAATGAAACCAATGAAGAAATAGCGCCATATCGCTCTTTATATCGGCTTAATTCAGGCGCCGTTATGGAATTATGGTTGAATTACCAGCGCATAGCTAATGAGGATAAAGTTATCACGCTAAAACATAAGCTATTAAATCTGCTGCGCTATGGCATTTTTAGCTTTTCGTTTTATCAAAACTCCAACGAAAAGATTATAGCTTGTTTTCAAAAGTTTTATTACGAGAGCAGGGTAAACGAATTAACAAAGCAAATTGCTGCCCTGGAGACGCGGCTTGAAAGCTACCAGTTTGAAAGGTCAATAGAAGAATACACCCAAAACTCGCTGAAGCTGTTCAAGGCCAAACTGGCTGCCAGATATTCTCAACAAAAAAGCCGCAAGGTATTTACAAAGAAATCGTTATGGAGAGATTTTGCCTCTTTTATTGGAGAATATCCGGTTGTACTGAGCACGACTCATTCTTTGCGCACGTGTGCTGGGGACAACTATTTATTTGACTATGTGATTATGGATGAGGCCTCACAGGGTTGA
- a CDS encoding AAA domain-containing protein: MRPHRVDIVTGALALSCAKQALIVGDLMQLPNVVPENIAEETNQIYHKFTLHSAYRYAEHSILSSIVKLYEDVPRTLLKEHYRCHPKIIGFCNQKFYNNDLIVMTEEKGREKPLAVYKTAKGNHARGNYNQRQIDVILQEVLPQQISSSGEQSIGTIAPYRLQTKKLKETVRDGNIEVDTVHKFQGRQKHVIILTTVSNKVNEFVDNPNLINVAISRAIDKLIIVVSDEENKHNSNIGDLIRYIEYNNYEFINSSIYSVFDLLYHSYSERLFSIMKKKKHVSEYESENLMNVVIEDVLKQPEFQNLDRVMHQPLKMLIRNPENLDDAECQYAMNISTHTDFVIFNKLDKMPVLVVEVDGYAFHANNPKQLEKDKIKDTILQKYEIPILRIKTNESGEEMRLRDKLLQILK, encoded by the coding sequence ATGAGGCCTCACAGGGTTGATATTGTTACCGGGGCGCTGGCGCTCTCTTGTGCAAAGCAGGCCCTTATCGTCGGAGATTTAATGCAGCTACCCAATGTTGTTCCGGAGAATATAGCAGAAGAAACCAATCAAATTTACCATAAATTTACCTTGCATAGCGCCTACCGGTATGCGGAACACAGCATTCTTTCTTCAATCGTAAAACTATATGAAGATGTTCCCCGAACATTATTAAAAGAGCATTACCGCTGTCATCCGAAAATTATCGGCTTCTGTAACCAAAAATTCTATAATAATGACCTTATTGTAATGACTGAGGAGAAAGGGCGTGAAAAACCCTTAGCAGTATATAAGACTGCCAAGGGAAATCATGCGCGGGGCAATTACAACCAGAGGCAGATTGACGTTATCTTGCAAGAAGTACTGCCACAACAAATCAGCAGTTCCGGTGAGCAGTCTATCGGTACTATTGCGCCTTATCGGCTGCAGACGAAAAAACTAAAAGAGACCGTCAGAGATGGAAACATTGAGGTGGATACAGTTCATAAGTTCCAAGGCCGTCAGAAACATGTTATAATTTTAACCACAGTTTCGAACAAAGTGAACGAATTTGTTGATAACCCAAACCTGATTAATGTGGCCATATCCCGCGCCATCGACAAGCTGATTATTGTTGTGTCAGATGAAGAAAATAAACACAATTCCAATATTGGCGATTTGATAAGATATATTGAGTACAATAATTACGAATTCATTAACAGCAGCATTTACTCGGTGTTTGATTTGTTATATCACAGCTACTCTGAACGGTTATTTTCAATTATGAAGAAAAAGAAGCATGTATCGGAATACGAATCGGAAAACCTGATGAATGTTGTGATTGAAGATGTTCTGAAGCAGCCGGAGTTCCAAAATCTAGACCGGGTAATGCATCAACCTCTTAAAATGCTGATTCGTAATCCGGAAAATTTGGATGATGCCGAATGCCAATATGCCATGAATATTTCAACACATACTGATTTCGTTATCTTTAACAAGCTTGATAAAATGCCTGTGCTGGTGGTGGAGGTAGATGGATATGCCTTCCATGCTAACAATCCAAAGCAGCTTGAAAAGGATAAGATTAAAGATACTATTTTGCAGAAGTATGAAATCCCGATTTTGAGAATTAAGACCAATGAAAGCGGAGAAGAAATGCGGCTGCGTGATAAACTTCTCCAAATTCTAAAGTGA
- a CDS encoding BCCT family transporter: MRKARIEPGIFWPGLVSVITVTAILITLPNAENKAASLLAAITHSFDWLFLGSVFAMFILLLWLAFSRYGKVKFGAPDDAPDFSTFSWIAMLFNAGIGSSLFYWAMAEPVYYISGPPFGIAPNSGESLEWAVVYGMFHWGFSAWGTYAIPALAIAYSFHVRKSALLRPSSACGHIGQRAGGWVGKIIDLTIVIGLVGGIGTALGVNVPMVSTLVGKMLDRPDSLQMQIIILVIWTALFGTSAYLGLRRGIKKLSDFNAITSIALLFFVLLAGPTLFILSNFTNSMGLLLNNFPRMSFYTDPILKSGFPQNWTVFYWAWWITWAVYMGLFVARISKGRTIRELICAELVCGSLGCFAYFAVFGGYAVYLEGQGALSLTKILEQQGAAEVIAAILSSLPAAGLILPLFVLICIISQATGLDAAAYTLAAICTRQSDHFDEPAPWHRLFWALVLGTMALGLLVVGGLRVVQLSSVITAVPIIFILFIFIFSLFKWLREDHPLKPRN, from the coding sequence GTGAGGAAAGCTCGGATTGAGCCGGGTATCTTTTGGCCCGGGTTGGTTAGCGTGATTACGGTGACAGCAATATTAATAACACTCCCAAATGCTGAAAATAAGGCAGCCTCACTGTTGGCGGCCATAACACATTCATTTGACTGGTTGTTTCTCGGCTCAGTTTTTGCAATGTTTATCCTCCTGTTGTGGCTGGCATTCAGCCGGTATGGAAAAGTGAAGTTCGGCGCTCCTGATGACGCTCCTGATTTCTCTACTTTCAGTTGGATAGCGATGTTATTTAATGCCGGAATTGGGTCCTCCCTTTTTTACTGGGCAATGGCAGAACCGGTTTATTACATCAGCGGCCCACCGTTTGGAATTGCGCCAAACTCCGGTGAATCTTTGGAATGGGCAGTTGTATATGGAATGTTTCACTGGGGTTTCAGCGCCTGGGGTACATATGCCATCCCGGCTCTGGCCATTGCTTACTCATTTCATGTGCGTAAGAGCGCCCTGTTAAGGCCAAGTTCCGCTTGTGGTCATATTGGGCAAAGGGCAGGAGGCTGGGTCGGTAAAATCATTGATTTAACGATTGTTATTGGCCTGGTTGGCGGGATCGGAACAGCCCTGGGTGTGAATGTTCCGATGGTATCCACACTGGTTGGCAAAATGCTGGACAGACCTGATTCACTCCAGATGCAGATAATCATCCTGGTAATCTGGACTGCTTTGTTTGGAACCAGCGCCTATTTGGGGCTAAGACGCGGCATAAAGAAGCTGAGTGACTTTAATGCCATAACTTCAATAGCGCTATTATTTTTTGTTTTATTGGCAGGGCCAACTCTTTTTATTCTTTCAAATTTCACCAATAGTATGGGCCTGTTATTGAACAACTTTCCCCGGATGAGTTTTTATACCGATCCTATCCTGAAATCAGGGTTTCCGCAGAACTGGACGGTTTTTTACTGGGCCTGGTGGATTACCTGGGCTGTGTATATGGGACTTTTTGTGGCCCGCATTTCCAAAGGCAGAACTATCAGAGAACTGATTTGTGCCGAGTTGGTATGTGGCAGCCTGGGTTGTTTTGCTTATTTCGCGGTTTTCGGAGGTTACGCTGTTTACCTGGAAGGCCAGGGGGCGCTTTCCCTCACTAAAATACTGGAGCAGCAGGGGGCAGCAGAAGTTATCGCGGCGATTCTAAGCTCACTGCCCGCTGCAGGGTTAATTCTGCCGCTGTTTGTCCTTATATGTATAATTTCACAGGCTACCGGTTTGGATGCCGCGGCATATACCCTGGCAGCTATCTGTACCAGGCAGTCGGACCACTTTGATGAACCGGCGCCGTGGCACAGGTTATTCTGGGCGCTGGTGCTGGGGACCATGGCGCTGGGTTTGCTGGTTGTGGGCGGACTGAGAGTTGTCCAGCTATCTTCCGTAATTACAGCTGTTCCCATCATCTTCATTCTGTTTATTTTTATCTTTTCTTTATTTAAATGGCTGAGAGAAGATCATCCCTTGAAGCCGCGCAACTGA
- a CDS encoding YwbE family protein, with the protein MSEHTVRKNIKPGMQVEIVEKQNQRSGKLTAGEVQTILTPGQIHPRGIKVRLTSGQVGRVQRIIK; encoded by the coding sequence TTGTCAGAACACACAGTCAGAAAAAATATCAAACCGGGAATGCAGGTTGAAATAGTTGAAAAACAAAACCAACGGTCCGGCAAATTAACCGCCGGTGAAGTGCAAACTATCTTAACACCTGGTCAAATTCATCCCAGGGGGATCAAAGTCAGACTAACTTCAGGGCAGGTGGGAAGAGTGCAACGGATAATCAAATAA